From the Theropithecus gelada isolate Dixy chromosome 16, Tgel_1.0, whole genome shotgun sequence genome, the window TTTAGGAAATGGCTCGTCCCTTAATAATGATATTTAAAGACATGTCCATCTGAGAGGAAGATGGCTGGAATCACCCTGGGTGACCATGACAATCCCTAAGACTGCAGGGCTCCCTGTGGTTTAGTCATCTACCCGAGTGGGAGGGGACCCCCTGGCCTGTGTGGGTCAAGGGAAAACTAAGGGAGAGATGACCACCCACTGTCCTCCCCAACTTCGGGTACAGATTCCTCTTGTTTCTCATGTGCATGGCATTCCTGGGAACGCGGTTCTGTGCTCAGTCTTTGCCAGTTGTCTGCCGGTCTAGCGGCTGAATCCACTTGGCAAGTAGGAGCCCAGTGTAAGTTAGCTCTGCATTCATGTCAGGGGCGTGTATGACCTGGATTCTCCATGTCTAATAAAGCTCGCTGGCGAGGGGGGCAGGCAGGGCCCTACGCCGACTGGTATTTCTAGGCAGCTGTGGGCTTTTTCTCTCCCCACAAGCATGCAGTTCTTGAAGATTTTTCCTATTGGTCATGAGTGCAGAAGAGCAGAAGGCTGAGCGGAATCTATGCCAGCCCAAGACCAGGCCAGACTCTGCTGCCCTTGTGAAGGAATAGGGGTTCCTGATTTTGTAGCTTCTCACACCAAGTGGAAGAGACAAAACAAATTCCAGATCCTGAACCTTCCCCATGTGTTTGAAGGTAGTCAAGGGTTTCCTGATTTTACATTCAAGATACTTAACACtcagggctgggcactgtggctcacgcctgtaatcccagcactttgggaggctgaggcaggaggatcacctgaggccaggagtttgataccagcctggccaacatgctgaaaccccatctctactaaaaatacaaaaaaatattggccaggctggtggtgtacacctgtagtcccagctactcagtaggctgaggcaggagaatcacttgagctcttatatattttggaaattaaccccTTATCTGATAATATACTttgtttaaccttttaaaaaataaattgtattgtgtatatttaaggtacacaacatgatgttatgagttacatacacacacatatattaaaatggttattatagcgggcactgtggctcacatctgtaatcccagcactctgggaggccgaggtgggtggctcacctgaggtcaggtgttcgagaccagcctggccaacatggtgaaaccccatctctactaaaagtacaaaagttagctgggcgtggtagcagtcacctgtaatcccagctgctcaggaggctgaggcaggagaatcacttaaaccagggaggtggaggttgcagtgagctgagacggcaccactgcactcctgtctgggcagcaaagcgagactccgtctcaaaaaataaaaaataaacacaaatggccaggcacggtggctcacacctgtaatcccaacactctgggaggccgaggtgggtggatcacctgaggccaggagtttgagaccagcctggccaacatggtgaaaccccatctccactaaacatataaaaattagccaggcatggtggtgggtgcctgtaatcccagctactctggaggctgaggcagaagaatcgcttgaatccgggagatggaggttgcagtgagccgagatcatgccactgcactccagcctgggtgacagagcaagactacatctgaaaaaaaaaaaaaaaagtaaaaataaaaaactagtaaCTAAATGTtgcaacacaaagaaaggataaatgcttaaggtgatggatatcccatttaccctTATGTGATTATTACAAATTCCATgtctgtaccaaaatatctcatgcaccCGATAAATACATATAACTTCTATAtacccacaaagttaaaaatagaaactgaaagacaaaaaataaataaaaatcaaataaagctTCTCATTTTGTTGTCTACCTTTGGTAGATTTCCAGCCATGAAGTGGCTGTTTTTGACCATTTCCcccagttttatttttgcttatccCTCTTTGGAGGGATTTGAGTCCTTCTTTATACTTCCATAACTACAAGTCCCTCCTCTCATTATCGttttagatgaggaaagtgaagttCAAAGAGATGAATCAACTTGCCCTAGACCATGCAACTAGGAAGCCTGGGAGCCAGCACTAAACTCAAGTGCTCGTTTTCTTTGTTAAGaattttattggccgggcgcggtggctcacgcctgtaatcctagcattttgggaggccgtggcgggcggatcacgaagtcaggagattgagaccagcctggctaacacgatgaaaccccgtctctactaaaaataccaaaaaaaatttagccacgTGTGATAGTgtgcatttgtagtcccagctactcgggaggctgaggcaggagaattgcttgaacccgggaggtgaaggttacagtgagccgagattgtgccactgcactccagcctgggcaacagagtgagacttcatctcaaaaaaaaaaaaaaaaaaaaaaatttattgacgTAATCACTGacatacattttacttatttaaaccATACAATTTGACACATGTGTATACCCGTGAAACCACCACAGTCAAGTTGATAAACACACATCCATCAGTCCACTTCCTTGTGGCTTTGTTGGCCCCTCCAGGCTACACTGGTCTGCTTTCCTTCTGTCTAGTTTGCGTTTTCTagaatgttatgtaaatggaataatacagtatgtactctttttgtCTGGCTTTTCCCACTCAGTATTAATGAaattcatccacgttgtagcatatatgagtactttttttttttgaggtgagggacagggtcttgctgtgtcacccaggctagagtacaataatggcatgatcttggctcactgcaatcttagtctccagagctcaagcgattctcccacctcagcctcctgagcagctgggattacaggcacatgcccccgcacccagctaatttttgcattttttggtagagacagtgtttcaccatgttggccaggctggtttcgaattcctgaactcaagctatcctctcgcctcagcctcccaaagttctgggattacaggcgtgggccactgtgccaggccactTCATTCTATTTTACTGCTAAATAGCATTCCCTTGTATAGATATACAAAAGCTTATTTACCTATTTACCTGTTGATGCGCGTTTGGGTTGTTCTAGGCACACAAGCCTGCCAGGAACACTGGTGAACATGTGCTTGTGTTAATGGATCCCATCCTTTCTCCTAGGAGTGGGATAGCTGGATCATATGAAAGGTGCaagttgaatattttaataaacttttaatttagaataacttgatttacagaaaagtttcgTAGAACAGACAGTTCCATTTACCCCCACCCAGCTTCCTTTGTTAGCCTTTTACATTCCTTTCATATATTTGTCAAAGCTAAGAAACTGACATTGGTACAATGCGATTAAGCTCCAGACTTTATTTGGCTCTCACCAGTTTTTCCGTGAATACCttctttctgttccaggatccagcCCAGAACAACACATTGCCCATTTCCCTATGCCCCCGGGCCAGTGCCCTCGGCTGCCTTTGTCTCTTCCTCTGTTTATGCTTAAAGCAGGGCAGGCCTTCCAACAAAGCCGGAGCCTGGGCTGTGAAAAAACCTTTAGGGGCCTAGCTCTGCGCTTGGGCATCCCCACTCTGCCACCGCCTCCAGTACGCTGGGTTCCAATGCTGCCTCCAACCGTGCTGATTCCCTGATATCTGTGTTCCCAGGTCCTTCCCCAGCCTAGCCTAGCTGCTCGGGAGAAGACAGTGAAGGTGTGACCCACATTTCCGGAGCAGCTCTGCTGTGCTCCAAGCGAGGAGAGCCGGGGTTGCTCAGGTTTATAGGGCGGAGGTAGGTCTCTGGCCTGGGCAGGTGACGGGTGCGCTAGGGCCCGTGGCCCGCAGGTGTGCAGGTGCTGCCTGGTGGCGCGGGCTTGGGGGCGCGGATTGGCACGTGGTGGCAGGTGGGACCAGGTGGGCAGGGCCGGGCGCCAGGCTGGAAGGAAAATGGAGGGCGCGGACTGGCTTTAGGGGCCTGTGGCGGGGGGCGTGGCCTGGTGCGTAGAGGGAGGCGTGGTCACCCGTTGAGGGCTGGGGGCGGCCTAGTGGGAGGGGTGGGTTCAGCTTGGTGAGTGGCAGTTGTGGGGGCATGGCGCGGCCTAGCGCGTGGCCCTCGGGGGCTGGGGGCGTGACCACGTGGCCGTTGGCGGGGTGTGACGGGGGCGTGGCATGGCATGTGACCAGGGGGCTGGGCGTGGCCTGGCACGTGGCCGTTGGCGGCGCGTGACGGGGGCGTGGCCTGGCGCGTGGCTGTCCGGGGCTGGGGGCGCGCAGACTCCGGTGCGGCGGCGTGCCCCTGGGGCCCGGGTCAGCAGCGGCATGGGGCGGTTGCGGTGGCAGGTGGCGGCCGCGGCGGCTGTGGGCCTGGCTCTGGCCCTGGAGGCGCTGCCCGGGGTGCTGCGCTGGCTGCGGTCCaggcggcggcggccgcggcgtGAGGTGCTGTTCTTCCCGTCGCAGGTGACCTGTACCGAGGCTCTGCTGCGGGCTCCGGGCGCGGCGCTGGCTGGGCTCCCCGAGGGCTGCCCGTGCGGCCTCCCCCACGGCGAGAGCGCGCTGAGCCGCCTGCTGCGTGCCCTGTTGGCCGCCCGCGCCAGCCTGGAGCTTTGCCTGTTCGCCTTCTCCAGTCCGCAGCTGGGCCGCGCTGTGCAGTTGCTGCACCAGCGCGGGGTGCGAGTGCGGGTCGTCACCGACTGCGACTACATGGCCCTCAACGGCTCGCAAATCGGCCTGCTGCGCAAGGCAGGTAGGCCCGGCGGGGTCCAGGCGGAGAAGGCCGGCCTGAGCCACGCGGGGTCCTAGGCAAAGGTGGACACTTAGGGGAGGGGGTTTGGGAACGGGCTAAGTCCTCATTTACTTTCCTCGTGGCGTTGTGGAGTAGGGGTGGTGTAACGCGGAGAAAGCAGAGCCTCCACGAAAGGTCTAGCAGGCTGCGCGGGCATAAGCGAGCCGGGCCCTTGGTGCCTCCGCGATGGGGGCAGTTTTCTAAGTGACCTGTCCTGGCATGCTGGAAGCGGGTGGGCCTGCGTGTGCCGGGTTAGAGGCAGAGCAGGCTCCCCTAACAACTCCCCGGGCGCCGCCAGCGGAAAACTTTTTCGGGACTGCTGCAGCCCGGGCCCGCCCTCCTGCAGGCTGCCGGAGACCCCCGGACGGCCTGTGGTGACCTGGATCCTGCTGGCCGGGGACCTGGACGCCAGGGTTGTGCTTGGACTTCCAGACTGAAGGGCTCTAGGGAGAGGCGGCCACCTGCTGCCGGGTGAACCTCAGGCCACCGGGCTCTGGGAGACCTAAACATATGTTCCAGAAAGCAGCGCCAGGACTTTCGTTTTCCCAGCTGCAAAAGGAGTGGAACACATCTGTCTCTGGCGGGGGCACCTCTCTCATGGGGTGGGGACAGAAGGGACCAGGAAGTGTGAATATTTGGGATCTTTGTCCCGCCTGAGGATTCTCAGTCCATCCTGGCCCAGTTCCGCGGCCCAGCCGGCTCTTGCCTTTTGTGCACCCACAGACTCTTGGGCCTCTCTCTGTCTCCGTCACTCAGGCACCCAGAGAGTCACGCCTGCATGTGCTCCCGCTGGAGCTCATCATTCTGGTGGTCACAGTGACTGAGAGACACGTGGAGCCTGGCAACTGTCCAAGCTGGGCAGTGGTCACTGCCGCCCGTTCCTTCTGCACAGCCATGGCCTCTCGTTGACTTGGGCCGCGGAGCAGCCTCTCCAGAGTCAGCCAGGGTCCCTCCCTGCCCTGGGTGGTGTGGGGCATGTTGCACCCCAGGTGGAAGCAGAGTGGGGCACGTGGTTTTCGTATTGAGGATGTCTCCTCCTCTTTGGGGCAGCCTCAAGAGCTGTCGTCCAATGCGTTGGTGATTTTAACGGGAGGTTTGGGGACCTCCAGGCGTGCACAGTACAGTTCTGTTTGAGTTGCTTTTTGAGTCGTAGAAGCTGAGATTGGTGAAGACCCTTCAAGGGCCCCTAGACCAAGGTCCCATCGGATTCCCTCTGGGATGGCCTCCCAGCATCCTCGCTGACTTCGAGGCTGTCCGGTGGCATTCATCTGTTCAAGGAATGTCCCTGCGTGCCAGTATTTGTGAGGAGCTGGAACATCCTAGGGCACAAGGCCAGGTTCCCATGGAGATGCCAACTAAGTCACGAATATTTCATTTAGGGCACTAAGAAGGGCCAAGAAAATTTCGTAAAGCAGGGTAAGGAGGCAGTGGTGTGGGAGGAAGTGGCGTGGGCCAGGTCAGCTGCCCAGGGGCAGTGACACTCAGGGCAGGGGCCTTGCGGACACGCGTGGGCTGTCCGGAGGGAGAGGCATGCAGCTGGAAGGGGTAGCAGCACAGACGCCCTGGGTCACATACTGACTTCCTTGTGAGGAACGGCAGGGAGTCCTCTGTGGCCAGAGGTGGTGGGCTACGGGGAGGGGACGGGGAGGTGGGCAGTGGATCCCAGCGGAGGCAGGAGGTGTCGGCAATGGTGGGGTTTTAGATTGCCCAGCATGTGGAGGAATGTGTTTGGAGGGCCGTGCCGACAGGACGTGCCGGCGGAGTGGCCAGAGTGTAAGAAGGGTTGGATCCCCGAGGTAAGGAAGCCACCGCGTCCCCATCCTGCCAGGCCCAATTCAGGAGGCACCATTAAACGTGAGTTCAATGCACAGGGAGTGATTTTTAAGTTATGTTCCCAGTACTCCGTGGGACACGCTTCCCTTCAAAGATGACTCTCTATCTGAAATTCCATTTAACTTGGATGTCCTGTATTTTGATTTGGAAAATCTGGCAGCTGTGTTCCATGGCAGCCTGTTTAAAACTTCTTCTAacccccatttctttttttttttttttttttttttttgagacagagtctcgctctgtcgcccaggcgggagtgcagtggccggatctcagctcagctcactgcaagctccgcctcccgggttcacgccattctcctgcctcagcctcccgagtagctgggactacaggcgcctgccacctcgcccggctagttttttgtattttttagtagagacggggtttcaccgtgttagccaggatggtctcgatctcctgacctcgtgatccgcccgtctcggcctcccaaagtgctgggattacaggcttgagccaccgcgcccggccctaaccCCCATTTCTGATGGCCTCATTCCTTGAGCAGGTCATGAGTGAGGCAGGTCGTGAGTGATTCCAGGGGAGACAGACACAGGCCCTTCCCAGGAGGAGTTTGAAAGCTGGGAAGAACAGAGGCGGGGATGCCTGATTCTTTGGTGAAGGAAACGGGGGTGCAGAAGAGGAGAATTCAGTTGTGCGTTGTTAGTTAGGGCCCTTCCTGCCTTGGTGGCTGAGGTTGTGCCAGCAAATTGGGCTCTGCTGCCAGACACCGGGGCCTCTCTGAGCAGAGTGGGCACGGCTCTCAGCCTTAGCTGTGGAGGAGTCAGAACCTGAAGGCTCACACTGTGTCTTTGCCCTGGTCACCTCTGACCGGGTTAGTGACAGCTTCGACCGCAAGCAGTATACTGGCTGCCATAGACTCGGAGGTGTGGTCTCACCCAGACCACGGCCCGCCCGGTCCCCCACGGCCTGTGTGTGAGGCTCTGGCCccgtgtgtgatgtccccctctGTGGTTCTCAAGTGTCCCTCCTGGGAGCTTAGCCGCCACCACTCTGTGAAAGTGTGGCGGGCTTTCCTGGCCCACCAAACTGGAAGCATAAAGCCAGTAGCCCCCAGGAACAGTCCACACTGGAGGCGGGACTCCTGCATGGAATGGAATCACCACCTTGTCCTTTCTGCAGGGATCCAGGTCCGGCACGATCAGGACCTGGGCTACATGCATCACAAGTTTGCCATCGTGGACAAGCGGGTGCTCATCACTGGCTCGCTCAACTGGACCACGCAAGCCATCCAGAACAACAGGGAGAACGTTCTCATCATGGAGGACGACGAGTACGTGCGGCTTTTTCTGGAAGAATTTGAGCGCATCTGGGAAGAGTTTAACCCTACAAAGTACACCTTTTtcccacagaaaaagaaaagccactgaAGCTGTGCCCCGCCTGTCTCCAGAGCTGGAGGGAAATCGCTTTCATGGCACAGAACTTGCCGCACCTCCAGGCAAAACCAAACCTAACCAAGAATGGGGCTGAGCCCTCCCTGCGGGCTGCTGTGCCTTCTGAGGGAGGGAGGCCTCGCGTTAAACCAAATTCTCATCTCTTAGAATACTAAGTTGAACGAAAGAAGGTTAGGAAGGGgaaatttctgttatttcaggTCAGTTATTTTGGGCCAGACCTTTTCTTTGGCCCTTTGCCAAAATAACTTCGGTCACGACCTGCCATGGGTGCTTTCAGGAGTGTGGTCCGTATCTCGGTTTGGAATCAAAGCTTCTGCCACAGCACAGAAAAGGCACAGTGCCTTTTCCGGGTCGGTCCCATTCCCTTCCCTGATTCTAGAAAAGCCCCTTCTGCTTTGGCTGACGTGGCCCCTTTCGGCATCTCCCTGAGAGTTCTTCCCTCTCTCCGTGTGGCACGACTGGGGTTGGTTGGGGCCAACAATCTCCTTGTCCCTCACAGTCTGTCCCTGTCAGGGCTCGATCCTCAGAGCGGGAAGAGGAAATGGAAGTCAGGAGGAAGGGAAGATGTGAGTGTGCGGTGTGGGTGGCAGAAGCAGCCTTCGGGCAACCCCGTGAGCGCCATTGCCACCAAAGGCTGGCTGTTCCCTTGCTTCCTTGCATAATTCCTCTTTAAAACCAGTGTGCCTGCCAGTGCCAAGCTCTGAAGCAGCCTGTCCGTGGGTAGTAAGTGCCATGGTCTGTCAGGACTGATGGCCAGCAGCTGTTTCTTttctgtgagatggagtctcactcggtggcccaggctggagtgtagtggcgcaacctcggctcactgcaacctctgcctcctgggttcaagcgattctcctgcctcagcctcccgagtagctggtattacaggtgcccgcgacaacatctggctaattattattattattttttttggtatttttagtagagacaggatttcaccatgttgatcaggctggtctcgaactcctgacctcaagtgatccactcacctcagcctcccaaagtgctgggattacaggtgtgagccaccacgcctggctggggTTTTAACTTTTAACGTCCTAATGTTTAAGGTAATTGTGTTGCGTGTTTAGAAGTGACCTTACCTTTAACACCTGTGGAGTTAGTGCATGCACATTGCTGGCTCAGCGTAACCCATCATGGGactggaggagaggagaggagaggagggaagaggagagcagCTTCAGGCTGTGGTGTCTCCCACATCTGTGTTCTTATTTTCAGCTCAGGGTTTGCATTCCCAGGTAGAACAGGTGTCATATGTTGTGAAATGTTCCAGGTTGTTTATAATGTGTGAGTCATATATAGATAGCTCCAATGACATCTGAAGTTGTGACTTCACTATCTTGTCATATTTCTGTATGATGAGCCCCAGGGCCCGTCCTGCGGTCTGCTGGCCATGTGCTTGGTCTCACCTCCCCAGCCCACGCTGACATGACCACCCAGAGACCCTTCAGTGctgtgtgtttttgctttttagggTTACTTTTGACTCACAGTGTTAGGCAGGCCAGCTTGGaagttaagttttaaaaaaattcaattgaaGCTGTAAAGCATAATGTACAGATGGGAAGTCACCAgaaatttgttttagtttgtgAATTCCCACAGTGTATGttctgaaaagaaaatgggagagTGTGTAAAGCATCTCCTGCAGGCGAAGCTGCGTGACCCTGGACTTCTGGCTCATCTGAATAAATGTGTTCTTATTCTGGAATGTGAGCACTGTGTGTCTTTGCCTTAGCTTACTGCTAAATCATTCAAATAGGGGCTGCTCCTTGTTAAATACAACTTTTTTGGGGGGCAGTATACAGCTATTTAGAAACTGTTGGTCAAAGAACAGGTGACTCAAAGTAGAACTTTAAGCTGTTACTTGGGTGAAGGAAATAAGGTATACAGtggttcattttttattttttatttatttatttttttgagacggagtcttgctctgtgccccaggctggagtgcagtggcgcaatctcggctcactgcaagctccgcctcccgggttcatgccattctcctgcctcagcctcccgagtagctgggactacaggcgcccgccacctcgcccggctaattttcttgtatttttagtagagacggggtttcaccatgttagccaggatggtctcgatctcctgacctcgtgatccgcccgtctcggcctcccaaagtgctgggattacaggcttgagccaccgcgcccggccacagtgGTTCATTTTTAAGACAAAGTGCCTTGAATTGGCTTAGGTCAGCAAACTACGGAAGAAACGGGATGTGCTAGGCCCTTCAGGCTAGCCGATGCCTTCTTGTCGGCTCCCCcttctgccccctccccactttcttAGTTGCCCTCACCCGAACCAAAAAAGTTTAGTCTAAAAGGAAAGTTTACTGGCCTGCAAAATAGCTTACTTTGTCTGTTCCTACCAGCCAGCCTAGCTACTTAGGTCATAAGTCAAATACTTGAAGAGCTCCTAAGTGGACTAAGATTGCAATGCACTGCAGGCTGTAACAAAATGCAGCAAGACAGTCCTAAAGAAAACGCCTAAAGCCCCCGGCTAACCACCAGTAAGCACCGTCTGGGAAGATTGTGACCCCATGGTACTCAGCCTGTAAGGAAGGAGGAGCCTGCACACTAGGGGATACACTGCTT encodes:
- the PLD6 gene encoding mitochondrial cardiolipin hydrolase; the protein is MACDQGAGRGLARGRWRRVTGAWPGAWLSGAGGAQTPVRRRAPGARVSSGMGRLRWQVAAAAAVGLALALEALPGVLRWLRSRRRRPRREVLFFPSQVTCTEALLRAPGAALAGLPEGCPCGLPHGESALSRLLRALLAARASLELCLFAFSSPQLGRAVQLLHQRGVRVRVVTDCDYMALNGSQIGLLRKAGIQVRHDQDLGYMHHKFAIVDKRVLITGSLNWTTQAIQNNRENVLIMEDDEYVRLFLEEFERIWEEFNPTKYTFFPQKKKSH